A single window of Liolophura sinensis isolate JHLJ2023 chromosome 6, CUHK_Ljap_v2, whole genome shotgun sequence DNA harbors:
- the LOC135468867 gene encoding BTB/POZ domain-containing protein KCTD15-like yields MAQDIIHLNVGGCIYMTTKLTLTRYPDSMIGAMFSGAFPTSKDSNGNYFIDRDGSIFRYVLNFLRSSRLSLPADFKDLDLLLTEADFYQIQPLLREVKRLKSEQDRKYLRCGHFIEVIEVRVGSMATIPTKNARVKTVVSGQARVLLSLPTLIIGEEGKEKLLKKSGTEFMELELNGCNTRLQLGEYLHATGWSLDNSKMSSSSGCDTKSLMSNLMIEQSHRDRWFLAVHSATTVTMEAQHGAEPYALSQQNGLHCDIE; encoded by the coding sequence ATGGCCCAGGATATAATCCACCTGAATGTGGGAGGATGTATTTACATGACCACAAAGTTAACCTTGACACGATATCCAGATTCCATGATAGGAGCCATGTTCAGCGGAGCTTTCCCCACCTCAAAGGACTCCAATGGCAACTACTTCATTGACAGAGATGGTAGTATTTTCAGGTACGTTCTGAACTTTCTGCGTTCTTCACGTCTGTCTCTGCCGGCTGATTTTAAGGACCTTGACCTGCTGCTGACCGAGGCCGACTTTTACCAAATACAACCGCTGCTGAGAGAGGTGAAGAGACTCAAGTCTGAGCAGGACAGGAAATACTTGAGGTGTGGACATTTCATTGAGGTGATTGAAGTTCGTGTGGGCTCAATGGCCACAATTCCCACGAAGAACGCACGAGTGAAGACTGTGGTGTCTGGCCAGGCCCGCGTGTTGTTGTCCTTGCCTACATTGATTATCGGGGAGGAGGGTAAGGAGAAACTGCTGAAGAAGAGTGGGACAGAGTTCATGGAGCTGGAGCTGAATGGTTGTAACACCCGCTTACAGCTGGGCGAGTATCTGCATGCCACAGGCTGGAGTCTGGACAACTCAAAAATGTCGTCTTCATCTGGCTGTGATACAAAGTCTCTAATGAGCAACCTGATGATAGAGCAGAGTCACCGTGACCGCTGGTTCCTGGCTGTGCACTCAGCGACTACAGTGACCATGGAGGCACAGCATGGGGCTGAACCCTACGCACTGTCACAGCAGAATGGGCTGCACTGTGACATAGAATAG
- the LOC135467606 gene encoding uncharacterized protein DDB_G0290685-like: protein MDQNTRSHDSTHGSLDVDQNARSHDGTHGSLDVDQNTRSHDGTHGSLDVDQNARSHDGSLDVDQNTRSHDGTHGSLDVDQNARSHDGTHGSLDVDQNTRSHDGTHGSLDVDQNARSHDGSLDVDQNTKSHDGTHGSLDVDQNNRSHDGTHGSLDVDQNARSHDGTHRSLGLDQNTKSHDGTHGSLDVDQNNRSHDGTHGSLDVDQNARSHDGSLDVDQNTRSHDGTHGSLDVDQNTKSHDGTHGSLDVDQNNRSHDGTHGSQGVDQNTRSHDCTHGSLDVDQNARSHDGTHGSLDVDQNTRSHDCTHGSLDVDQNARSHDGSQGVDQNTRSHDGTHGSLDVDQNARSYDGTHGSLEADQ, encoded by the coding sequence ATGGATCAGAATACCAGATCACATGACAGCACCCATGGAAGCCTGGATGTGGATCAGAATGCCAGATCACATGATGGCACCCATGGAAGCCTGGATGTGGATCAGAATACCAGATCACATGACGGCACCCATGGAAGCCTGGATGTGGATCAGAATGCCAGATCACATGATGGAAGCCTGGATGTGGATCAGAATACCAGATCACATGATGGCACCCATGGAAGCCTGGATGTGGATCAGAATGCCAGATCACATGATGGCACCCATGGAAGCCTGGATGTGGATCAGAATACCAGATCACATGACGGCACCCATGGAAGCCTGGATGTGGATCAGAATGCCAGATCACATGATGGAAGCCTGGATGTGGATCAGAATACCAAATCACATGATGGTACCCATGGAAGCCTGGATGTGGATCAGAATAACAGATCACATGATGGCACCCATGGAAGCCTGGATGTGGATCAGAATGCCAGATCACATGATGGTACCCACAGAAGCCTGGGTTTGGATCAGAATACCAAATCACATGATGGTACCCATGGAAGCCTGGATGTGGATCAGAATAACAGATCACATGATGGCACCCATGGAAGCCTGGATGTGGATCAGAATGCCAGATCACATGATGGAAGCCTGGATGTGGATCAGAATACCAGATCACATGACGGCACCCATGGAAGCCTGGATGTGGATCAGAATACCAAATCACATGATGGTACCCATGGAAGCCTGGATGTGGATCAGAATAACAGATCACATGATGGCACCCATGGAAGCCAGGGTGTGGATCAGAATACCCGATCACATGACTGCACCCATGGAAGCCTGGATGTGGATCAGAATGCCAGATCACATGATGGCACCCATGGAAGCCTGGATGTGGATCAGAATACCCGATCACATGACTGCACCCATGGAAGCCTGGATGTGGATCAGAATGCCAGATCACATGATGGAAGCCAGGGTGTGGATCAGAATACCAGATCACATGATGGTACCCATGGAAGCCTGGATGTGGATCAGAATGCCAGATCATATGATGGCACCCATGGAAGCCTGGAGGCGGATCAGTGA